GGGGAATGGGCATACGGCAAAAGGTAATCCCAGGAATGTTTGCTCATAACGGCACAGAACCGGATTTCATTGCTGATGAGCGGAGCTTTACCGTTCGCTTGTGGAAGGAAAATCAATCTAGATGATCCCAAAGGAATGTAAACGGCTGGCTGAAGTTGATTTTCCAATTGCTGTGGTCTCAAAACATGCGGCGAGGGAGAAGTCGATTCGGCATGGGCATCCGTCGACGCTCCATCTATGGTGGGCGAGGCGGCCGCTGGCTTCATGCCGCGCAATGCTGCTGGGCCTTTTGCTACCCGATCCGTGCGACCCTCAATGTCCGGGGGATTTCAGAGAGAAGGCGCGTGAATTATTGCCAAAAGTACAAGGAAATGTTGGACCGAAAGATGAAGATTTAAGAAAAGCCCTTCTTTATTTTATCGGTGAATCTTCGAATTGGGATCATTCATCCGATCGAACTTTTCTGGAAGTTGGGAGAGGATTGGTTAAAGCGGCCCACCCCGAAGAAACTCCATTGGTGGTTGATCCTTTTGCTGGTGGAGGGTCAATTCCCCTTGAGGCCCTGAGGCTTGGGTGCGAGGCCTTCGCCAGTGACTTAAATCCTGTCGCATGTTTGATCCTCAAGGTCATGCTGGAGGACATCCCTCGCCATGGGCCAGAGCTGGCCGAAGAACTGCGCAAGGTAGGAAAGGAAATTAAAAAAGCAGCGGAGAAGGAACTTGCTGAATTCTACCCTTCGGACCCAGATGGTTCGAGACCGATGGCCTATCTGTGGGCGCGCACGGTACGATGCGAAGCTCCGAATTGTGGTGCAGAAATTCCGCTTGTACGCTCTTTTTGGCTTTGCAAAAAGGCCAGTCGGAAGAGGGCCCTGCGGCCCATTGTTGATTCTGCATGGGCGGCCCAGCGTGGTCGCCCAGCCCAAGGGCAGGTATCCCGCCAAGGGACCCCTACAACAGCCCTTCGATTTGAAATATTCGAGCCCAAGAGTGATGAAGAAGTGCCGCCCGGCACCGTAACCCGAGCCAAGGCAACCTGCCTCTGCTGCGGTACAGTGCTTTCTCCAGAACGCGTGCGGGCGCAGCTTACGGTTCAGCGGGGCGGAGGCGATGTGATTTTTGATAAAAAAGGAAATCGCAATGGCGGCGCGCGCCTTATGGCTGTTGTAACTCTTAAACCTGTTGAGCAAGGAAGGAATTACCGATTACCAACGGCGCTAGATTATGATGCTGTCCGGAAGGCTCAAATAAAATTGCTGGAAATTGCCTCCACACCACTCCCCAATAGCTTGAGCAGGGTACCCGACGAACCCTTACCTTGGCAACATGGGCACCGTTCGATTGGTTCTCCTCGGGTCTATGGAATGCAAAATTGGGGAGATTATTTTACAGAACGTCAAAAGTTGTCTCTCGAACTCATTAGAGAGATTCTTCAACGAGCAATAAATGAAACCCAGGGAATGGCACCGAGGATAGAACTGCTCGTCTTGACAATATCGAAATTAATAGAGCTTGCTTGCGCAAATTGCAGATGGGAGCCCGTAGCTGAATGTCCCCGTTCAATTTTTACAAGGCATGATTTACCGGCTACATGGGATTTCGCTGAAGGGGTTTGTATTTCAGAATCTAGTGGTAGTTTCAGCCAGGTCCTAGACAATATGGTATCGAATCTTAAGACAATAGGTTCAAATTGGGCTGCGGGACAAATTCAAATAGCAGATGCTTGTGATCTGCCGCTTCCAACCCACTCAGCCAAATTGCTATTCACTGATCCTCCCTATTATGATGCGGTGGCATACGCAGATTTATCCGACTTTTTCTTTGTTTGGCTCAAACGATTTTTGCCGTCCCATCCGCTTTTGCATGACCCGTTTGATCCTTTTAATCCTTTAGTTCCCAAGAAAGAGGAATTAACAGTTACCACCGTCTCCAGCCGGGATGGGGTACCCAAGACTAAAGAATTTTTTGAAAGAGGGATGACACAAGCTTTCGCTGAAGGAAAGCGGATACTATGGGAAGATGGGATGGGTTGTGTAGTATTCGCTCACAAGACGACTGAAGGCTGGGAAGCCCTGCTTAACGCAATGCTGCAGGCAAGGTGGGTTATCACTGCATCATGGCCTGTTACAACAGAAATGGGTCATCGATTTAACGCTCGTGATGTTGCCGCCCTCGCCGCGAGTGTTCATATCATCTGTCGCCCCCGGCCAGAGGAGGCAGCCGTAGGGGATTGGGGCAGTGTTCTCCGCGAACTTCCTGAAAGGGTGGGCGATTGGATAGAACGTCTCCAATCAGAAGGCATTCGCGGGGCGGATCTTGTTTTTGCCTGCATCGGGCCAGCCCTGGAAATCTTCAGCCGCTATTCGAAAGTGGAGACTGCCGAAGGACGCGAGGTTAAGCTGGCTGAGTTTTTGGAGAAAGTCTGGGAGGTTGTTGGTCGTACAGCTCTTGAGCAGATCTTGGGGACCGCCGAGGCCAAAGCCCGGAATGGGCTTGCTGGTGCACTTGAGGAGGACGCCCGTCTGACAGCCCTTTTCCTTTGGACTCTGCAGAGCACCAATGGTGAAGGGAAAAGGCAAAAATGAAGAGATAGAAGAGGAAGCGGAAAGCGAAGATGATGACGAGGAAAAGCCGAAAAAGAAAAAGCCGGGATTTAGCCTGATTTTTGATGTAGTGCGCCGTTTCGCGCAACCCCTTGGGATTC
This genomic window from Deltaproteobacteria bacterium contains:
- a CDS encoding DUF1156 domain-containing protein, which encodes MIPKECKRLAEVDFPIAVVSKHAAREKSIRHGHPSTLHLWWARRPLASCRAMLLGLLLPDPCDPQCPGDFREKARELLPKVQGNVGPKDEDLRKALLYFIGESSNWDHSSDRTFLEVGRGLVKAAHPEETPLVVDPFAGGGSIPLEALRLGCEAFASDLNPVACLILKVMLEDIPRHGPELAEELRKVGKEIKKAAEKELAEFYPSDPDGSRPMAYLWARTVRCEAPNCGAEIPLVRSFWLCKKASRKRALRPIVDSAWAAQRGRPAQGQVSRQGTPTTALRFEIFEPKSDEEVPPGTVTRAKATCLCCGTVLSPERVRAQLTVQRGGGDVIFDKKGNRNGGARLMAVVTLKPVEQGRNYRLPTALDYDAVRKAQIKLLEIASTPLPNSLSRVPDEPLPWQHGHRSIGSPRVYGMQNWGDYFTERQKLSLELIREILQRAINETQGMAPRIELLVLTISKLIELACANCRWEPVAECPRSIFTRHDLPATWDFAEGVCISESSGSFSQVLDNMVSNLKTIGSNWAAGQIQIADACDLPLPTHSAKLLFTDPPYYDAVAYADLSDFFFVWLKRFLPSHPLLHDPFDPFNPLVPKKEELTVTTVSSRDGVPKTKEFFERGMTQAFAEGKRILWEDGMGCVVFAHKTTEGWEALLNAMLQARWVITASWPVTTEMGHRFNARDVAALAASVHIICRPRPEEAAVGDWGSVLRELPERVGDWIERLQSEGIRGADLVFACIGPALEIFSRYSKVETAEGREVKLAEFLEKVWEVVGRTALEQILGTAEAKARNGLAGALEEDARLTALFLWTLQSTNGEGKRQK